The following nucleotide sequence is from Halapricum desulfuricans.
AGCACACCCTCAGGCTCCTCGAGGCCCAGACGCTCGGCGTCCGCTGGGGCTACGTCAACTGCATGGCTGACACTGGCTCCGGTGTCCTCTACGAACTCGCGCGCGACGTCAGCCTCGGTGCCGATCTCCGGCGTGAGGGATTCTACCGTGGGGTCGCCTTCGACCGCCTTCGCGGGAGCGACGACCAGATTATCGCCGTCCTCGACGAGGTCGACGTCCTCGACGATGCCCAGATCCTGCTCTCGCTGTACGAGATCCCGAACGTCTCGATCGTCACGATCACCGTCGACGAGTCCGAGTGGCTCTCCGAGCTCGATCCCCGCGCCGAATCGCGCTTCCGGAGCGCCGAGCCGGTCCACCTGGAAGCCTACGACTTTGGTGAACTCGTCGACATTCTCGACAGCCGCGTCGCTCACGGTATGATCGCCTCGCGCGTCGACGACGCTGCAGTCAGACACATCGCGGATCTCGCCGCCGGCGACGCTCGCCATGGGATCGCGCTGCTCCG
It contains:
- a CDS encoding Cdc6/Cdc18 family protein — translated: MITDARALRPEYVPQDLHHRDGQIDHLSSILEPVTYGEPAENICIHGPSGAGKTTIAKHTLRLLEAQTLGVRWGYVNCMADTGSGVLYELARDVSLGADLRREGFYRGVAFDRLRGSDDQIIAVLDEVDVLDDAQILLSLYEIPNVSIVTITVDESEWLSELDPRAESRFRSAEPVHLEAYDFGELVDILDSRVAHGMIASRVDDAAVRHIADLAAGDARHGIALLRRAARHVEESDRKRLTTEVVDTIVDEAEADMRERRVRSLGTHQRILYEIIANAGEIASSELHEQYEQQAQNPKATSTRRKYLASLQRYDLVVKEGNGRGTTYRLDSF